The Gemmatimonadaceae bacterium genome contains the following window.
CGACTTCCGTGGCCGCAGCGGGACGAGTCTGTTCGGCGGAGATCCTACTGGCGGCCGCAGCCGCCAGCAGTCCCACCAGCAACCCAGCTGTCGTGATGTGCATCGTGACCTCAGGCGGCGCGACGGAAGGAACCCGACGGCACGGACGTCGCGCCGTTCGACGCCACCTTGAAGCGCTGGACCAGCGCCTGCAGCGTGCTCGACATCTGCGCCAGCTCGAGCGCCGCCTGCTTGGCGTTCTGCACGCCCTGGCTGGTGCTCTGCGCGGCGGTCGCCACGCCGGTGATGTTGCCGGCGATCTCGCCCGAGCCGCGTGCGGCCTGCTCGACGTTGCGGCCGATCTCGTCCGTCGTGGCGGCCTGCTCCTCGACCGCCGAGGCGATCGAGCCCGAGATGTCGTTGATCTGGCGGATGACGGCGGCGATCTGGCCGATGGCGGTCACGGCACCCTGCGAGTCACCCTGGATGGCGTCGATGCGGCGCGCGATGTCCTCCGTCGCCTTCGCCGTCTCCTTGGCCAGCTCCTTCACCTCGTTGGCCACGACCGCGAAGCCCTTGCCCGCCTCGCCCGCACGCGCGGCCTCGATCGTCGCGTTCAGCGCCAGCAGGTTCGTCTGCTCCGCGATGCTCGTGATGACCTTAATGACTGCGCCGATCTCCTGCGAGGAGTTGCCCAGCTGCGCGACGGTGCCGTTGGCCTCGTCGGCCGCCTTCACCGCGCCCATGGCCACCTGCGCCGCCTGCGAGGCGTTGGAGGCGATCTCCTTGATGGAGGCGCTCATCTGCTCGGTGCCAGCCGCCACCGTGCCAACGTTGCGCGACACCTGCTCCGCCGCCGCGGACACCACTCCAGCCTGCGTCGAGGTCTCCTCGGCGCCGGCACCCATCTGCGTGGACACCGCCGAGAGCTCCTCGGAGGCGGCGGCCAGCGCGGCCGCCGAGCCGGCAATCGACACGACGCTGTCGTGCATCGCCGTCGCAGCGCGGTTCATCGCGTCACCCATCTTCGCGATCTCGTCGTTGCCTTCCACTTCCATACGGACGGTGAGATCGCCGTCGGCAAGGCGGTCGAACAGTGCCACCGCATTCTGCAGCGGGCTGCGGATGCTGCGGTTCACGACGACCAACGCGATCGGAATCAGCGACACCAGGAAGATGACAATCGTGATGCTGGTGACCGTGGTGACCTTGCGCTGCGACGCGGCGAACTGGGCCAGGCCCACGCCGATCTGCGCAACGGCCGAGTCCATCAGGGCCGTCGGGGCGCGGTCGATGCCCGACACCGCCTTGTCGGCCTTGGCCTGATCACGGCCGCCGCTGGCGCCGAACTCCGCCATCGCCGCACGGTACGCGCGGCTCATCTCGCCGTGTGCCTCGGTAAAGCGCTCGACCTGCGCACGGACTTCCGGGGCGGCCACCTTGGCGAGCAGCGTCTTCGCCTGCTCGGCCACTTCCTCGTCGGTCCGCACGAAGGCCGAGGCGTACTTCTCGAAGCCTTCCTGCGAGCCGCCACGGATCAGCAGGTTCTTCCACTCCTGCACCTGGATCTTGAACTGCACCTGAACGACGCGCGCGAGGTCCTGCTCCTCAAGCGCTGCCTGTTAGCCGTTGTGGGCCTGGACGCCCTGGTACGAGAGGATGCCGACCGCAACACCGGCCAGGACGAGCGCCGAGCTGACGAGAGCGATGACCTTCGCGGAAATGGTGAATTTTGCAGACGACATCTGTCGATTCCTGGACGTGCGTAGAACGCGTGGTGAATTGAAGAGGAACGGGAGGGGGAACAGCGTGGTGAATCAGGTCGGGTGAATCAGAACGTGTAGGCGACGTCGACCTGGATCCGGTTGAGCCAAGGCTCGCGGCAGGCGCCGCCACCGACGCAGGTCGTGCGCGTGCCCGCTGGCAGCAGGGACGTCGTGGCGCGCGGATCCAGCAGGCGGCCGCGCCAAAGGGCGGCATTGAACACAGCGTTGGGCAGGATGCGCAGCGAGGCACCGAAGCGGTGCGTCGCGGCGTTGGTCGATGCGCGCAGGTCCTGCTCATTGAGCGTGCCGATGACGGCCTCGCGGCCGATATGGAACAGCGCCCAGGTGAACTGCAGGTCCTTGATCTCGCGGAGCTGGCCGGCGCTGACACCCGCGCGGTAGGCGAAGCCCTCGCCGGACGGCGCGAAGCGGTTGCGCACGGCGTGCGCTTCGAGCGTCACGGGCCAGCCAGCGAAGCCGCTGTAGTCCGCACGAAGGACGACATCGTCCAGGTGATAGTTGTTGGCGAAGCCGAGCACGGTGTTCGTGCTGTCGCGGCGCAGCGCGTTGGCGGACGGCGCCGAGGGCTTCACGCTGCCCTTCGCGGCGCCCACGGCAATCGCATCGGCACCCTCGAAGGCCATCGTGCCGACCGAGGCGCGCGCCGACCACTTCGGCGTCAGGCGCCAGCGCGTCTGCAGCTGTCCGCCGACGGCGTAGCTGTCGTCGCCCGAGGAGACCTCCCAGAAGGGCAGCATGTAGCCGATCACCGCGACGCGCTCGAGACGACCCTTGCGCACCCAGGTGAAGGACGGCGCAATGCCTTCCGGATTGATGTCGTTGCTCATCGTGAGCGAGGTGCGCTCCCAGGCGTAGGGGAACTTGCCGCCGATCACGGCGAAGCCCGTCGCGCCGGCCGGCTTGTACTGGATGAAGAAGCGATCCAGGCCCACCGTCTTGCGGCTGAAGACGTTTGTCTGCGTCTGGTTGGACGACTGGTGGTCCACCAGGTCGCCGGAGGCGATGGAGATCCCGCCGCTGAGGCGCTCGCTCACATCACCGGTCAGGTTGAGGCGCGCCCGCGTCCGCTCACGAT
Protein-coding sequences here:
- a CDS encoding methyl-accepting chemotaxis protein — protein: MQFKIQVQEWKNLLIRGGSQEGFEKYASAFVRTDEEVAEQAKTLLAKVAAPEVRAQVERFTEAHGEMSRAYRAAMAEFGASGGRDQAKADKAVSGIDRAPTALMDSAVAQIGVGLAQFAASQRKVTTVTSITIVIFLVSLIPIALVVVNRSIRSPLQNAVALFDRLADGDLTVRMEVEGNDEIAKMGDAMNRAATAMHDSVVSIAGSAAALAAASEELSAVSTQMGAGAEETSTQAGVVSAAAEQVSRNVGTVAAGTEQMSASIKEIASNASQAAQVAMGAVKAADEANGTVAQLGNSSQEIGAVIKVITSIAEQTNLLALNATIEAARAGEAGKGFAVVANEVKELAKETAKATEDIARRIDAIQGDSQGAVTAIGQIAAVIRQINDISGSIASAVEEQAATTDEIGRNVEQAARGSGEIAGNITGVATAAQSTSQGVQNAKQAALELAQMSSTLQALVQRFKVASNGATSVPSGSFRRAA
- a CDS encoding putative porin, whose amino-acid sequence is MTAELAAAMSKVEVEMDSMRREVATSRSETATAKQRADRALAGIGNFRLSGDVRVRYEQQVQGAGFVTRHRERTRARLNLTGDVSERLSGGISIASGDLVDHQSSNQTQTNVFSRKTVGLDRFFIQYKPAGATGFAVIGGKFPYAWERTSLTMSNDINPEGIAPSFTWVRKGRLERVAVIGYMLPFWEVSSGDDSYAVGGQLQTRWRLTPKWSARASVGTMAFEGADAIAVGAAKGSVKPSAPSANALRRDSTNTVLGFANNYHLDDVVLRADYSGFAGWPVTLEAHAVRNRFAPSGEGFAYRAGVSAGQLREIKDLQFTWALFHIGREAVIGTLNEQDLRASTNAATHRFGASLRILPNAVFNAALWRGRLLDPRATTSLLPAGTRTTCVGGGACREPWLNRIQVDVAYTF